The genome window TAGAAGTAGGAATCAAATTGCTATACACCTGTTTTTTGGTTTGTTCTATACACCCTTTTGATCTTTTTGATCTACGtacgtacacatacatacacacaaattgcAGTTTATATGTGAAATGTTACTTCTGTGTGCAGTTCTATGATTTAAAGAATAATAGGACCACATTGAATTGCTGTATAACATTGTGAGCCTATTTCTGTCTGAAGGAACATTTAAGCATGTTCCTTTAGGCAGAAATAGAACTGAGACAAAACGCTTCTGTGTCACAGATACTGTTTTTGCAAACAACTGATGGTATttacaaaaagtaaaaaaaaacaccatgtgTTTAGGCATTACAATTAAAACAGATATAATGTATATCTGTTCATCTGTACACACTTAACATTGCAGATAAATTAAAACAAAGACATTTAATCAgttatatgaaaaaaaaaaaaaaaaaataacaaagagctacaataaaaacaaatggtGAATAGAATGAAAATTCCCATTTTCTTCTAAACATAACTGCACAAGCCTAGAGAGTCTTCAGACAGACATGAAACCTGCACAAAGCCATGAGGGTTCTTTTTTTAATCACATCACATAACCCTCATAGGCAGTAGAGCCCCACATACACCCCAGATGGCCCCTTGTGCAACAGCAGATTGGCATGGGGGAAAGTAGACCACATACCTCAGTCTGGGTCCCCTCCACATTGTCAGCCGACACCGGTGATTCTGCAGGCGTCTGAACCagatacacagcacacagtgaacaattAGCAGATAATATGTTTGGATGGATACAGTGCTAAGGTGTGAAAATAACAttgaaataaattaaaaaacatgatacaaaaacaaagaaatggAATAAAAACTAAATAACGGAGGTCACCGGAGGTCAAACTGAGGTCAAACTGAGTTCACCATAGCTGCGATGGTTGAATGATAATGTCAGTTTGTTGTTTGTCTGACAAAAGACAACTGACCAGCGTGCACTTCCATACTGCTGTATCAGCTCATATATAGTAAAAATAGTATACAAAAAATagtataaaaaaaattaaaaaacatgATACGAAAACAAAGAAATGGAATAAAAACTAAATAATGGTAAAGCACATGATGATATGATCCATGAAGATGGTGATGAAGGagatgaggaagatgatgatgatgatgatgattaaagCACTTAAGATGAatgtgacaataaaaaaaagaatggtGGTGATGACGAAGATGTCACTATGTGATATGATCCATGAAGGTGGTGATTAAGAAGAcgaggaagatgaggatgatgatgatgatgatgatgatgatgattattaaAGCATTTAAGATGATGTGGACACTTAAGAAGATgtgacaataaaaaaatgaaaaaaaaaaaaacagtaaaaaaatataATGGTGGTTATGACGAAGATGACCCCCATGTCAATTATTATGGCAGTGTTGGggtggatgatgatgatgatgatgacgatgatgaccACCATGTCAATTATGATGGCAGTGTTGGggtgaatgatgatgatgatgatgacgatgatgatgacgatgatgatggttatggtggtgatgatgatggtgatgagatgatgatgatgatggttatggtggtgatgatgatggtgatgagatgatgatgatgatgatggttatggtggtgatgatgatggtgatgagatgacgatgatgatgatgatgatggttatggtggtgatgatgatggtgatgagatgacgatgatgatgatgatgatgatgatggttatggtggtgatgatgatggtgatgagatgacgatgatgatgatgatgatggttatggtggtgatgatgatggtgatgagatgacgatgatgatggttatggtggtgatgatgatggtgatgagatgatgatggttatggtggtgatgatgatggtgatgagatGACGATGGTCAATACTGAAATTCATGCACATAGCTACGCTTCACTTACTGGGGCCTTCTCTCctggggggctggtagccacgGTCTCGGCAGTCTCAGCCGCCTcggcgggggcggggggggtcgTGACCTGGCCCTCGGCCCCCTCGGTCGCCTCAGGGGCCTCAGTGGCCACCACAGCCTCAGCGCCCTCCGCACCCTCCGCCTTTTCACAAGCACAGGCAGGGGCAGAGTGTCAGTGCTAGCCACCCAGCACAGTCTTCACACAGGGCCAGCATAGCAACAGACTCACAGCTGATTAAACCAGTCTTCACACAGGGCCAGCATAGCAACAGACTCACAGCTGATTAAACCAGTCTTCACACAGGGCCAGCATAGCAACAGACTCACAGCTGATTAAACCAGTCTTCACACAGGGCCAGCATAGCAACAGACACACAGCTGATTAAACCAGTCTTCACACAGGGCCAGCATAGCAACAGACACACAGCTGACTAGCTGACGAGGTGAATGGAACAGCCACAGTGGCTCTATGTAACTAAGGATGACCTCTCCAGCACTGACAAACAAATAACAACCACTCATACAGACAGGAAATACGCTGGTCAAACATTACCTAACAAAGCCAAATGCAGCAGGACGTAGGCATTATATGTTTTCATATGCAGGCAAGGCAGAATGTGTTTAAAATACTTAGCTAATATAATTGCAACATGTGCAATAAACAGGAAAAAAATGTATAAACCAGCCAGAAATATGAtcacaaatacaaaatatgtATAAAATAAAGCAGCAACAACAGTGACAACAAAATGAAATTCATACCGGTCTGAACAAAAGAAAAGGATAGTATTTAGAACAGGTGGTCAGAATTCGGAGGGTTAGCTTCAGTCAGTTAACATCCACCACCTTTAAAATGGTGTCCCTCAAGGGCTTACATCTGCCCACATTTGTACAAACATTGGCTGAATCCCAATCTCTCCCCTCACGGACTCACAGACTTTAATGTAGGTTCCCACTAACTTCAGGGGCTTAGGGCTGTCCCACTGTGAAATTGTGAAGTGCATGACGGCTAACTCACACCCCTTCTGTCCCCATTCAGCAAGTCGACAAGGAAATTACCAACAACTCATAGCATTGTGACATGAAACATCAAACCCAAAGGGAGTCTGGAAGCTGGAAAGAACATCAGTAAACAACTGCTATAAAATGGAAACGAAGACGTCTTTGGTGTTGTCAATTTAAGGATAGGTCACAGGTGCTGTCCCATTCCTGAGCATTTTGAACCTTTACAGCCTCTCAAACTTGATCACTTATCAATAGATGTAATTTAAGTCTTTGAGGACTCAGGGCTTAGACCTTAAGGGATTCAGCAAATCACTGGTTGACACAAACGCTTGTTGTggattgtgtgtgatgtggattGGTGGATGAGCTGTCAATTTCAATGGTGAACATAATTTGTGGCCATGGGTAAGGTGGCACCTAATTTGCTTGTTAGTGGAAATGAAGGAAGAAGTCAGCACAGGTTGGACACCATTTTTAAAGATAGCGAGGTTAGCATCGGCCATTTAAACTAATGGGGCCGgaacttcctccctctctccagttcTATATAATGCCTCCGTAATTTGGAACATGCATTCATCAACACAAAATTAGCTTGCAACCATAATGAGGTGCAATCTCAGACAGAGAACAACATGGTTACCTGTTGCCACAACAGTGGTTACTCACCATCTTATCAAAATCTGCAGCGAAGGCAGGGGCAGCACTGTCCGTCTTCAAAGGAGGAAGAAATGAAAGAAGGTCAGTTCTGTATCATAGTcaataaaataatacatttaaaataagCATGCGGTTAGTAGGCAAAAGGATTAAAAAATCAAAGCCTTTGATTAATCATTCAGGGAAAGATGTTAGTAAGGAGCATTCTGCCATTAGTAGATACAGTACTAATGTTGTACACTCATCATAAATACATAGTTAGCATTTCTGTCCCAGGTTCAAGCGCATTAGCTTATTATTATACAGTACTGGCAGGGATCAAAATAAAAATTCACCCTGCTTGAGATTACAGACACTATTAATTATATCAACTCATATATGGAGAATGTGCCAGGGTTTCTGACTGAACTATTTCCAtactgtgcccttgagcagggACAGAGTATTTGTGAAGCATAGAACACATCTTACTGGCACTCAAGGACATCGAATTAAGATTGGCAAGGAGTTTTGTTTACCTGAGGAAATCCATTAAAAGCATTGTTGGCCACCTAAACCGAATCACAGAGAAACAAATTAGACTTGGGAACTGCTTGAAATATGCTACTTAAATTGTATGATTTAAAAAGTGGAGTAGAAATGCAATTTCAGACGTtagttacaaaaaataaaacaacgAGCAAACAAGCAGGCAGAGGAGGGAAGGCCGGGGGTCTGTGGGCTGCCGGTGGGGTCCGGTGGGGTCCAGAGAGGGGGGGTTCGTAGTGGGTGAGGTGCAGGGAGGGGTCTGGTGCCTCGTCTGCGGGCAGGGAAAGAAGGGGGGTTCTCTCGCTGAGTTCTACTCTACGCTACGCTACACATGGGGTGAGGAAGTCAGGTACCTCGTCTTTCTCTGTATCTATTTCTTGGTACAACTTTCCGTATCTCCGGTTTGCAACCTCGTCTTCCGACAGATCTGAGTTCTCCGGCTCCCTGGGCGCGTGGGCTCTGCCGCCCGCCTTCGGCTCGCCCGGACTGGGGAAGGCGGCGAAAAAGTCCTGGGGCTGGCTCCCGCCGACTCCACCACCTGCAGCAGCTCCATCGGCACTGCCGGCGTCAGCTCCCCAGCCTGCCGTGAAGTCGCCCTGGCCGTCGGAGGAGAAGAAGCCGCTGCTGTCGCTCACCTCCTGCCAGGAGCCCTTGCTGGAGGAGTCTGCGTCCGCGGTGGTGCCGGGGATGGGGAAGGCGGCCCACTGGGCTGAGTCCTGCCCTTCTCCCCCACCGCCACCACTGCCGCCGCTGGACTCCCAGCCTCCGGGCCAGCCGCTGCCCTGGTTGGCGGTGTCGGTGGCGAAAGGGTCCGCGGCCCAGCCGCCATCAGCCGTGGCGCCAGTGCTGCCGCCTTGCGCGGAGCTCTCCGCAAACGGGTCGGAGGTGAAACCCACCGGCTCGGCCTCGGCTGGTGCCTGGGAAGCAAACGCGTCGGCGCCCTGGTTAGCAAACAGGTCCTGTTCAACGGCGGCTCCCTGGTTAGCAAACAGGTCCTGTTCAACGGCGGCTCCCTGGTTAGCAAACAGGTCCTGTTCAACGGCGGCTCCCTCGTTAGCAAACAGGTCCTGTTCCGCATCGGCGAACGGATCTTTGTCGGAGGTCGCGAACGGGTCTGTCTCGGAGGTCCCGAAAGGGTCCGCGGAGGTGGCGAATGGGTCTTCCCCTGTGCCGAATGGGTCGCTCTCTGTGCCAAAGGGGTCCCCGTCACTTCCGAATGGATCTGAGCCCTGTGCTGGCTCAGTGATGTCGAGGCCTGGCTGTGGTGCTGATTCTGGCGTGTTCTGCTGGACAGGCACCGGCTCTGTGGCGGCTGGTTGGTCCCATTGCACTGCAAACCCCTCACCGGCAAAGCCTGCGTCAGCCACTGGGGCCTGCTCTGGGAAGGGGGAGGCTGCGTCGGGCGCACCCCACTCTGCAAAGCCCCCCTGGGTCACGTCGCTGCTGTCGGCACCCTCCCCCTGCTCCGCGCTGGCCGCCAGCTCGTCGTCAGCGCTCACCCAGCCTCCATTGTGGCCTGGCACCTCGTCCAGCTCCTCCGCCGTCTCGTACTCTGAGCCATCGGCGTCCACGTCGCCACGTCCCCACCCGGACTCGTCGCCACCCGCGTCCTCCGCACCCTCCTGGACCGCCTGACCGTACTCGTTGGTGAACATGATCCCCGGCACGGCCACCTCCCCCTCTGCCTCGCCTACCGCTCCCTCGGCCGCCTGCTGCCCCTCggcccacccccaccccgccTGCTCTGGGGCCCAGCCCGCCCCGGCTCCCTCAGGCCCCTGTCCCAGCTCCTGACcctgcccctgctcctgctgcaGCTGGGCGTCACTGGGGTCACGCTCTGGGTTGGGCTCGGGAGTTTGCTCGCTCAGGCCCTGGACGCTAACCTCGTCTCCTCCGGCGGTCTCTGCCGCTGCTGCGGGGGGCTGCGTCGCCTCCGTGGCCCCCCAGCCGCTCGCCGGGGGCCACCCTCCGTCGGACGCAGGGGCGGCGGCTGCACCGTCTGCGCCGGCGAAGGGATCAGCCGCTGCGCCGCCGAAGGGATCAGCCGCTGCACCGCCGAAGGGATCAGCGCCTTCCGTCCCGGCGGCGGACGCTCCGAAGTCGGCGGCGAAGTTGGCGCTCCAGTCGGCGGTGAAGCCCGCGCCGCCACCGAAGCCCGCGGCAGTGTCGGCAGCCTGGTCAGGGAAGGCGGGGAGTGAGGAGTTAGCACTGGCACTAGCCTCGCCCTCGCCCTCGCCCTCCCCTTGGGACGCCGCTCCTTCGGCCCACGACCCCGAGTCCAGCTGCTGCTGGAGCGggcggggaggaggagggggaggtgagaggaggaggagtaaacAGAACACAGAGTTTACACAAGAAGACAGGAGACATCCTGTCTCAAATACATCACATTACTTGGAGTACACATATAATACACAGCAGATAAAGCATATGTTCAGTACATACCAGTTAAAGTACATTAAATACATACCGTAATGTTTACCAGACCACTATGGACTGCTACATCAAGTTTAAACACACTGCTATAAATAAGATAGAATCACACACAAGAACATGAACATTTAATTTGAGGTTCTAATATGGTTTCTTGACACCTCCTGTCAAAGGCTCATGAGAGAGCTCATGATATGGTAACCTTTGCAGCAAAGTGAGGTACTCCTACAGGTTCTACACTGACTGTatgcaacaccaaagcacttttcctctgttgcacgcatgctatttgtttatccagcaccggctttggaaataacaatgtccacagacaaggtagagtatgattttatgaaagtatgatgtattgtgaaatcagaagcaagtcaaatttgtagtttcttatgtctcattccatcgaactacagatccgctacccgatctggcaaacttgcatagtgcggttacaGCCAATAGAGggtcgcgaagcgaatgcagaagttcACCCtattacaagttgatgaaccactgaaacgattttggaaacattattttgagGTACAAAAatctctttggtgttgctttaagactcATTACTGAGTTCAGTTTTGGAAATAGGGCCAAGTGAGTGAGCAAGAATCCACATGGAAATTGGTCATCTCATCGTGTGTGTTCTCAAAGCTGGCATTTGGTGACAGACTGCTTAGtgcagtactgtatgtgagtgtctgGGGTTTGTTAGGAGGTAACTGCTCAGCAGTCAGTACTCACAGGCTGTGCAGCTGCAGCGTTTCCCTGCAAAAAGAGCACAAACCATCATACGTCAAGCAAAAGCTGACAAAGTCCACTGACCCTCAGCTTTTCACGTGTCCAATACTTCGCATATTTTTAATGACATTTAAGCCTGTGGATTCTCTTACAGGTAATCAGAacagaaaacagataaatgtaaACAGGAAGCAGCAATCAGAGGTGGCAGAGAGTTTCTCACCGTCCACATATCCCAGGGTAAGTTCTGAAAGAGAAGATAGACAGAGAGTCATTTGATTtgctgactcactcactcaatcaatGTGCTCTAAACTCACTTACATTTAGGCCTGTTGGGGGATAAAGCTCTGAAAGCGCATTCATTTGTTCAGCTAACTCAATATGGAAGGTGGAGGAGAGTCAGCCCTCAGATGCTGCTTGGAGATAAAGTGCTTAAGAAGAGGCCGGAGAGGTTCTGACCTGAGATGTGGATTGTCCGGCGGGAGTAGTGGGGAACGCATCAAAGTCCAGGTCCAGTAGAGACTCGCCAGGTCTTTCGTTAGGCTGCCGGACACACAGAAAACATCCCTCAATGAGCAGTGACTCATAGAAGGTGCATGAGGCcaaacaacacagcacaacaccgaAGTAGGGTCCATCAAAGTGTTTAACAGTACATCTATGGGAATCCATTTACTGTACTCTACTTAAGGTCAGACAACTCGTTGAACCGTGGACTAATAGTGCATCAAAAATGAATACCAACAAGGCTGCATTTTCTTGTATTTTTAGCTGAGGACTTTTGGAGCCCTACCTTCAGGGGTCATTTGGGttggttaaaaaaaacatctcaaaTAGCATTAACACTGCTTTTGTCTCCAGTCATACTTGGTCCACATGTCACAGCGGTTGTGTCCAGATATGTTCATATAAAGTGGATTATGAATGGCTGTGTGGGATCTGACCTGGGTGCAGGGTGCAGGTACAGGGAAGGCGCTGTCAAACAGGTCAATAATCTGCTCCTGCTGAATCTccttggtgggggtgggggtgggagtgaCCATTGGCGGGGGCCGCACTGGAGGTCCTTTCTTGAGCTGGAGAACAGGCATTGTATACggtcacacacaaagcacatatgcacacacatattcttaCATACATCTGAATTCTTTATTTGAATCCGCCAATCACATTTCTTACAGAGAGGATTCAAATATTTTCAGAGGTGAAATACAGCTCTGACATTCATGGGTACAGAAAACATTGCCTATGCGGCACAGCAAGGCTGCCTATTACAGCTGATACAGAGCAGAATTTTGCCAGCTGTTTGGATTTTCTCTGGGTAACCCTCCCAGTCGTAGCTCACTGAGTTTGTGAACATGCCCCAGGCTGCAACATATCAATACTACCAACTTACATGCATAGCCTAGGTCACTAATCTTTGCCAGAATGTGCTGGTCATTTTATCATAAAAGCCTATgtccatatacagtacacacacacacacacacacacacacacacacacacacacacacacacacacacacacacacacacacacacagttcacacaGACAACAACAAAGACTACACAGGCTGTCAGATACTGAGGAATATAACATCTGTCAGGCATTTGGGATCAACTTCAGCAAATACTGGAGACGTAAATACAAAAACTGGAGGACACTTGGAGTGGGGGTTGTCATACTGGTAATCTGGACATGCTACAGGGTAGACACTATACACTGGCCACTAGACAAGTACTTACATCTTCACTCTGTCCCATGGAGACGAAAACAAAGCAATTGTGGATCAACATCAGATGCACTTTATTACAATTTTATTCTAAATGTTGAGACAGTTCTATTTCCACAATAATATATTCACACTTTGATGTTCAAAAAACCATAACATCACCTAATCTCAACCAAATGTTTGCGTAATTCTGTAGTCTGATTTTCATGAcacaatactgtatgtgtaggtgtagtTTGGAAAggatttttgtgtctgtgtttatatttgCCAATGTGATTAGCTATGTGAGAGCGGAGGAACACGAAACAAAGGAAAACCGAGAGAACATGTATGTTTGTGGGGAAGATAgacaagaggggaaaaaaaactataaagatgttttatttttgtagGCCTGGGGTAGAGAGGCAAGTCtgtgaggaagagaagagatccGGGCGTGCTGTGTGAGTGCGATGTGCTGAGAGCTCGGCGCTGTACCTGTGAGGGGGACTTGGGTCTGGGTGGGCCAGGGGAGGTGGGCCTCAGCATGTGGTTGGGGCTGGCGTCTGGACTCTCTGGGGGAGAGTCGTCCGGAGGGCTCGGGGTCCGCGCCAGCCGCAGTGGACCCGAGTCACTGCAGCACATCGGCACCAGTGGCCAAGCATTAACCCTCCGTCTCACACACCGTACTCTTCTGGCATATGCGCTCATGAATGCAAACTTGTGCAGATGTAATGTGCAATGGTGCAGATGTAATGTGCAATGTGTGCAGATGTAATGTGCAATGTGTGCAGATGTAATGTGCAATGTGTGCAGTGCAAAAAGTATCTAAAGGAAAGGTCATCTACGGGAGCTAAATCAATGTCAATCAGGTTCTCTCTACTTGCCGTGCTGCCTTGGTAAAGCTATAAACATACTATTGGAGATGTAATTCACACAGGCAGACTGAGTGTTACTACTGAGTGTTACTACTGTCTGAGCTTCTCCATGTCACTTACCGCATAAATCTGTCACATAGGCATTGAAGCAATATGATCAAGTATGTTAAAGTCATTTTAGAACTAGGTAAATGTATACAAGAACACTTTAGctgtaaagaaataaaaaaacagatgtCCTGAAGTATTTTTAGCCAATCATTTCAGAACAAATACCAAACAGTGTTTACCTGGGAGCTCCCTGGATTGTGAACATCTTGTCAGAATGTTGCTCAGCCAGTCTATTCATCACCTCATATAGCTTGTGACATAGCtgggaaagatagaaagaaagaaaaataagacTAAAGTAGGAAACATCCAAAGTGGTGACATAACACACTGACTTACGATATAGAATGCATTTTATTATGATAATATTAAATGATAACGTTGATAGTGGTAACAGCATCTTAGCCCTGTGTACGCATTGGCCCTATGTAGTTGTGACAAAGGTCTGATATGAATTTAAAACACCCTTTTAACAACAACTGACCAACTGAAATGGTAACACTATTACACTAACAGTGTTCCTCCCACCAGACCTCCATTTCTGATGTTGCAGCGCCCCACAGTCCCAGCAGAGGGCATCTGTGACGAGAGCTTGTGTGCTAAACCCTAACCAATGCCCAGTGTTCATCACTGTCACCCTGACACAGACAAAACGTGGTCGTGTACAACGGATGCCTAACATGTCCCAATTCAGTCAAGGTAAGAGGATGAACAAGCAAGAAGCCAGCGCTGAGTGAGTGTCATCGTCCAGTGGATCTGACCCACGGGCAGACGCTCACCGGAAGTGCACACAGGGCAgatcagagcagagcagaggagacaaAGGCTGGCTTGTGTGGGAAGTAGAGTGTGTGCAAATGGCACACAGATGTGCCTccaagcacaaacacagagccacatgtgcatgtgtgtgtgtgtgtgtgtgtgtgtgtctgcgtgcgtgcacacatgcacacacacacacacacacacacacaactacacacaatgTCCATGCACACAAAAATAGTGTAATAAAATGTGTCTTTAAAAGGCCTATTTCATTTCATTCCCTATCCTCCCTGCCCTTTCTCTGTTGAGATCCAGGAGGGAGATGGCTGGACTTAAGGCCCAAGTAGAGAGCTGCTCTGTGGGATGAGCAGAGAACCTCTTCAGCAGCCTGTTGTTGTCGAATATATCAGTCATCATTCCCCTGCCAGATATAAACCCACTCTAACTCTATAACCAAAGTTGATAGGAATGGCCTTAACAGGCCAGGCCCAGTTTTTAAAGCTGAATATCAGTATGGTGCTTTTTAATACAGAACCACAGGGCAAACGAAAAATGAATACCAACTCTTGTCAATTCACCAATGCGTACCATCAAACCTATCATTATGTTATTACTATATGAATATAATGCAACATTATAAAGAGGTAATGACTCATTCTGAGGAGCATTCAGCCGTTGCAGATGAATATGAATCACCCAAGACACAGCTGCACCAAGAGCTCTCATATCAGTCAGGCTGCGCACTGGCTACTGTGTAATTTGGCAAATTCAGACCGATTTGGGGTTGTCATGGACACTGGCAGGAAGACAAggtcaaacaaaaacatgttcaattcgCCACACCTCATCAGCCATTTATACGTCCATTCAACACTCGAATCCACATCTTATTTTTCACTCTTCCCTCCGCTTGATCCCAAACATCCCTTTTTCACTCATCACTCTTTTCTGTGCTCTGCTGACTATCCGTAACTCAAGCCGTGAGTCAAGCTCCGACCCACGAACCTTTCAAAACCTGTCAGAAGAGCTTTTCAGTAAAAAGTCAACAGTAAGGGCAACATACCAAAGATATTTCTCTATGGAACTTGGCCTCCAGGCTGGTGATGCTCTTGAATGTATTCACATAGAATCCAACTCGACTGCAGCGTAGGAAAAAAGACACAAGGATGAGGACCAACATCTGCTTCCTGTCTCTGGGATGAGTGAATGAATACAACAGCTGTTCAATGACAAGTGCTTTGACACTCTCACATTACAGGTCGTAAATGCTTTTCACAAGACAATCATGAACCACAgtgcagaaacagagagagaaactgtgaAATAAACAACATTTCAAATCTAAATACTGATAATAATGATAAGTAAATGTTAAAAATAAACTGGGGAGTCCTGTACCTGACTACATGTAATTGCATAAAATTTGTACTAATTGTGCATGAATGGCGTTTCCTAACAGCTGGGCTTGTTTGGGGCtacctcagcagcagcatattgAACATGATGGTCCCGTGAGGATGACTGTAAGGGAATGCCAAGCAGGCGTGGACGCAGGAGGATATAAATAAACTGCATCcgcccctcttctcttctcccagctgagctgagctggccTGCAGGGCCCTGCACTAAGAGCGGGCATCCCATTGGACACATTACGCAATCAGCACCCTGCTGCTCCTCTGCCCAGGCAAGCTGGCCGGCCGATGGGGCAGCCAGGCGGGCAGATGGGCAGATGGGCAGCCGGGCACATTGCACACAGCGCACTGGCACGGCGTGAGCTGCATGGCAGGGGTGCTGTCGCGTGCGCTCTGCCTCAGGTGCTGACCGCAGCACTGGGGCCTTTTCCACACTTGCAGCGTCCACCTAGGAACAGCAGCTAACATGGGTGCTGCCGACAGGCCGTCAGGGGAATGGAGCACTCTCTCCAaggccatctctctttctttttttctctctcactctccatagatgtgtgtgagtgtgtctgtctgtgtgtgtgtgtgtgtgtgtctgtgtgtgtgtgtgtgtgtgtgtgtgtgtgtgtgtgtgtgtgtgtgtgtgtgtgtgtgtgtgtgtctgtgtgtgtgtgtgtgtgagatatatatatatatatatcagtttTTGATTGAACGAGtgagtcagaaagagagagagagagagagataaaagcaTTACATATTATTTATCTACGGCCAAATGAGTTTATTGAGTACTAAAACTCTATAATGGAAAAGCAGCCTTGAGGGCACCCTTCATTTCCATTTACAAATAAGAGTTTGACCAAGCATTGGTGTGGCACTGAAAAGGCTGTCCAGCCAGTGTCCTTTTTTAGGCCTAATGAATTATGAAGCAAGTCCAACACGGAGGCAGTAGTATCGCTTACCTGTCCCACAGAGTTGGGAGCTCATCTTGCAGGCCGACA of Alosa sapidissima isolate fAloSap1 chromosome 1, fAloSap1.pri, whole genome shotgun sequence contains these proteins:
- the amph gene encoding amphiphysin isoform X3; this encodes MAEIKTGIFAKNVQKRLNRAQEKVLQKLGKADETKDEQFEQTVQNFKRQESEGSRLQRELRAYLAAVKGMQQASMNLTESLHEVYEPDWHGKDDVMTIGKNCDELWEDFHERLVDSTVNALENYLVQFPDLKTRVSKRARKLIDYDSARHHLETLQASNMRSERKTMKAEEDLKKAQKVFDDLNVGLQDELPTLWDSRVGFYVNTFKSITSLEAKFHREISLLCHKLYEVMNRLAEQHSDKMFTIQGAPSDSGPLRLARTPSPPDDSPPESPDASPNHMLRPTSPGPPRPKSPSQLKKGPPVRPPPMVTPTPTPTKEIQQEQIIDLFDSAFPVPAPCTQPNERPGESLLDLDFDAFPTTPAGQSTSQNLPWDMWTGNAAAAQPQQLDSGSWAEGAASQGEGEGEGEASASANSSLPAFPDQAADTAAGFGGGAGFTADWSANFAADFGASAAGTEGADPFGGAAADPFGGAAADPFAGADGAAAAPASDGGWPPASGWGATEATQPPAAAAETAGGDEVANNAFNGFPQTDSAAPAFAADFDKMAEGAEGAEAVVATEAPEATEGAEGQVTTPPAPAEAAETAETVATSPPGEKAPTPAESPVSADNVEGTQTEIPAPDEPEKEQPIHEAPESAAVPEAEESPTAEAPASPDDKGSPIEEAPAEVAKPAGESGGGDGNAEPEAEPQPKQEAGTVEVKAEEAASAAEAKPVEGAADSVSEEEKMPIPSVVIEPASSNEGDDDRDVDILSPTTTSDNGVPPTSDAPSGMPPGFLYKVEAMHDFDAENTDELNLKQGDMVLVVPTSQSEDQDAGWLTGMREVDWHQQGALAKKGLFPENFVQRVD
- the amph gene encoding amphiphysin isoform X2 yields the protein MAEIKTGIFAKNVQKRLNRAQEKVLQKLGKADETKDEQFEQTVQNFKRQESEGSRLQRELRAYLAAVKGMQQASMNLTESLHEVYEPDWHGKDDVMTIGKNCDELWEDFHERLVDSTVNALENYLVQFPDLKTRVSKRARKLIDYDSARHHLETLQASNMRSERKTMKAEEDLKKAQKVFDDLNVGLQDELPTLWDSRVGFYVNTFKSITSLEAKFHREISLLCHKLYEVMNRLAEQHSDKMFTIQGAPSDSGPLRLARTPSPPDDSPPESPDASPNHMLRPTSPGPPRPKSPSQSEDLKKGPPVRPPPMVTPTPTPTKEIQQEQIIDLFDSAFPVPAPCTQPNERPGESLLDLDFDAFPTTPAGQSTSQNLPWDMWTGNAAAAQPQLDSGSWAEGAASQGEGEGEGEASASANSSLPAFPDQAADTAAGFGGGAGFTADWSANFAADFGASAAGTEGADPFGGAAADPFGGAAADPFAGADGAAAAPASDGGWPPASGWGATEATQPPAAAAETAGGDEVANNAFNGFPQTDSAAPAFAADFDKMAEGAEGAEAVVATEAPEATEGAEGQVTTPPAPAEAAETAETVATSPPGEKAPTPAESPVSADNVEGTQTEIPAPDEPEKEQPIHEAPESAAVPEAEESPTAEAPASPDDKGSPIEEAPAEVAKPAGESGGGDGNAEPEAEPQPKQEAGTVEVKAEEAASAAEAKPVEGAADSVSEEEKMPIPSVVIEPASSNEGDDDRDVDILSPTTTSDNGVPPTSDAPSGMPPGFLYKVEAMHDFDAENTDELNLKQGDMVLVVPTSQSEDQDAGWLTGMREVDWHQQGALAKKGLFPENFVQRVD
- the amph gene encoding amphiphysin isoform X1 — protein: MAEIKTGIFAKNVQKRLNRAQEKVLQKLGKADETKDEQFEQTVQNFKRQESEGSRLQRELRAYLAAVKGMQQASMNLTESLHEVYEPDWHGKDDVMTIGKNCDELWEDFHERLVDSTVNALENYLVQFPDLKTRVSKRARKLIDYDSARHHLETLQASNMRSERKTMKAEEDLKKAQKVFDDLNVGLQDELPTLWDSRVGFYVNTFKSITSLEAKFHREISLLCHKLYEVMNRLAEQHSDKMFTIQGAPSDSGPLRLARTPSPPDDSPPESPDASPNHMLRPTSPGPPRPKSPSQSEDLKKGPPVRPPPMVTPTPTPTKEIQQEQIIDLFDSAFPVPAPCTQPNERPGESLLDLDFDAFPTTPAGQSTSQNLPWDMWTGNAAAAQPQQLDSGSWAEGAASQGEGEGEGEASASANSSLPAFPDQAADTAAGFGGGAGFTADWSANFAADFGASAAGTEGADPFGGAAADPFGGAAADPFAGADGAAAAPASDGGWPPASGWGATEATQPPAAAAETAGGDEVANNAFNGFPQTDSAAPAFAADFDKMAEGAEGAEAVVATEAPEATEGAEGQVTTPPAPAEAAETAETVATSPPGEKAPTPAESPVSADNVEGTQTEIPAPDEPEKEQPIHEAPESAAVPEAEESPTAEAPASPDDKGSPIEEAPAEVAKPAGESGGGDGNAEPEAEPQPKQEAGTVEVKAEEAASAAEAKPVEGAADSVSEEEKMPIPSVVIEPASSNEGDDDRDVDILSPTTTSDNGVPPTSDAPSGMPPGFLYKVEAMHDFDAENTDELNLKQGDMVLVVPTSQSEDQDAGWLTGMREVDWHQQGALAKKGLFPENFVQRVD